A stretch of the Asticcacaulis sp. ZE23SCel15 genome encodes the following:
- the rplV gene encoding 50S ribosomal protein L22 has protein sequence MSQTKNPRRVEANEARVKLVSVRISPRKLNLVAQSIRGLKVQRALNELEFSHKRIAKDVRKALYSAISNAENNHNLDIDNLFVAQAYVGKGIVMKRFASRARGRSSRILKPFSEITIVVREFGAEAAKGAA, from the coding sequence ATGTCTCAGACAAAAAATCCTCGCCGCGTTGAAGCCAACGAAGCCCGCGTTAAGCTGGTTTCGGTGCGCATCAGCCCGCGTAAGCTCAATCTGGTCGCTCAATCCATTCGTGGTCTGAAGGTGCAACGCGCCCTCAACGAACTGGAATTCAGCCACAAGCGCATCGCCAAAGACGTTCGCAAGGCTTTGTATTCGGCTATCTCCAATGCCGAAAACAACCACAACCTGGACATCGACAACCTGTTTGTCGCTCAGGCTTATGTGGGTAAGGGCATTGTCATGAAGCGTTTCGCTTCACGGGCTCGTGGCCGTTCGTCGCGTATCCTTAAGCCGTTTTCGGAAATCACGATCGTGGTTCGCGAATTCGGTGCCGAAGCTGCTAAAGGGGCTGCGTAA